DNA from Leptospira yasudae:
GAATCGATCCAAACCATCCCCTCGTTAGACGGAATCGTCAGTTTAGATTCTTCCAAGGAACACAAATGGGAGATCACGCTTGAGTCGATCGACCCCGTATCTTTTTCGCATTCGTATTTGGAAGGAAAGAAGGATTTTGACAAGATTCCTTTTTTGCCGTATTCGCCTCCCGGCGTGTATAAACTTCCGAACGAGTCCCTCCAAAACGTAACCATCGTTAAGAAATTCATCGCTCCGAAAGAATGGAAAGCGGCCGCGATTGCGGTTCGTTTGGGGATGATCACCGATAAGGACAAAGCGTATCTCAACGGAGTGTTGATCGGCGAAACGGGAGATATGAATTCGGTTTTGCCCCAGGCATACGATAAGATTCGAATCTATTCGATTCCGAACGAACTGATCCGCAAAGGAAAACCGAACATTCTCGTGATCCGAGTCAAAAAATTCTTTCGATACGAGGTGGGAATCGAACAGGATCGGACCGCGATCGGCGACGCTTCCCTCGTTCAAAAGGAACTTCTGCGCGCGGAATATATTAAGATTTTCTTATTGATGATTTATCTCACCGTGGGCGGTTATTTCCTTTTCCTCTACGTGAGACGCCGAACCGACAAGGAGAATCTATACTACGGTTTGTTTACGCTTCTCCTTGTCGTTTATCAATTCTGCAGAAATCAGGTCAAATACGACCTCGGAATCGAGTTCATCTATATGAAAAAGGCGGAATATATCATTCTGACGATCTTGGTTCCGATCTTTGCGAACTTTATACGGGCTTATTTTAAGTTTTCCCGGAATATTCTGCTGAACGTCCTCGACGTGTCGTATGTCTTTTTTACGCTCTTTTATTTCGTTTCGAACAACGTGATTCATTACAATCTTCTGAACAAACACGTGGTTCAATACGGATGGATCCTGTATGTGGGGATGGTTTTATATTATCTGATTCAACGTATGATTCAAAAGGATCGGGACGCTCTATTTATTCTGGGAGGAGTGTTGATCACCGTATTCGCCGTCGTTTTAGACACGCTCGGTGCGAGAAACATCATCGTATTTCCGAGAATTCTCGGTTACGCGTTTCTATTCTTTATCTTGAGCATCGCGACGATTCTCGCGAACAAATTCGTTCGTTTGAACGAAGAGGTCGAGGAACTCAACGAAAGCCTGGAAAAGAAGGTCGAACAAAGAACGGAAGAATTAAAACTCTCCTTGGAACAGGTCAACCGTTTGAAGGTTCAACAGGACGCGGATTACTTTCTGACTTCTTTACTCATCAATCCGCTTTCTTCGAACCGGAATACGAGCGATATTATAAAAACCGAATTTTATACGAAACAAAAGAAATCCTTCGAGTTTAAGAATAAGACATACGAGATCGGCGGGGACATCTTGATTTCGGGTAACGTGGAACTTCGCGGAAAAAAATACGTCGTCTTTGTCAACGGAGACGCGATGGGAAAATCCATTCAAGGAGCGGGAGGAGCGCTCGTAATGGGAACCGTATTCAATACGATTCTAACCCGTTCCGGGATTCCGACGCAAAAGGATAAAAAACCGGAGAAGTGGTTGGAAGAAGCCTTTCTGGAACTTCAGAAAATTTTCGAGTCCTTCGACGGTTCCATGTATATTTCGATCGTTCTAGGTTTGGTGGAAGAAGATACCGGGCTTTTGTATTATATCAACGCGGAACATCCTTGGACGGTTTTGTATCGCGACGGAGTCGCATCCTATATCGAAGAGGAGTTGACCCTTCGGAAAATCGGTATTCCCGAAAACGAACAGCATCTCGTTATTAAGAATTTTCAAATGCTTCCGGGGGATACGATCGTGATCGGCTCGGACGGAAGGGACGATCTTTTGATCGGAAACGAAGAGGATCGGATCATCAACGAGGATCAGAATCAATTCTTAAAAAGAGTTGAGGAAGGATACGGAGATCTTCGGGAAGTATATGATCGAATCTTAAAGTTCGGAGGTCTTGTCGACGACCTGACGCTTTTAAAGATCACGTATCATCCGGGGAAAAACGGGACTTCCGCGCCCGCGGATTCGTTTCGATCCCGTTCTTACGAGGACGTATTGAAACGAGGAACTTCCTTTTTACAGAACAACAGGGTTCGGGAAGGATTGGATCTTTTGGAGCAAGCGCTCGAGCTCAATCCGAAAGGAGAAACGGTTTTAAAAATCCTCGGAAGATATTATCTCAAAGAAAAAGATTACGCAAAGTCGGTCGGTTATTGGGAAACCCTTTTATCCGAAAATCCGGAATCCGCCGAATGTCTCTATCATATCTCCCTGTGTTACAAAATGCTGAAATTCTATCAAAAGGCCGCAGAGACCGGGGAAAAGGCTTATTCCGCCGATCCACTGTATATCAGGAATCTAATCAATCTTGCCGATATATATAAAATAATGAATATTCAGGATCGTGCAATTACGTACGTGAAAAAAGCTCTCGTATTGGATCCCCACAACGCCAAGGCCATTCAGGTCAAAAATTCACTCGAAACTGAAATCTGATTTTTGAAACGACATCACGACTGTGTCGCTTTAAATTCTACTTGCTCTTAGCGGCTTCTCGAAATTTATGGCAAGAGCAAGCGGGATTTCGCATGGATTCTTTACAACTTGCTAATATATAAATATTTTCTCGCAAATACTACCTTTTGCTTAGTCGCTTTTGGGCGAAGGTTTTTTATGAAATTTACGATCGCCGCGGACAATCGTTCGTTGGTTCGGTTTTTCGGAGTCGTTTATGCGGGAGAGTGTTCTTTGAATGTCGACTTATAACTTTTCAATCGGGAACCGTTCGTCCCAATCGAGAACGTTCCGTAAAATCCTTCGTTTTCTTTCCGTTTCGCGCAGAGCTTTATTCCTCTTTGTCGTTCTGTTCTGTTTATTTGCGAAAAAAGAAATCCTGCCCAAGTCTATTCAAAAAATTGAATCCTTTGACACCGTTACGAGTTTGAATTCCTCCCTTGAATCCGAATGGGAGATCACAGCGAGCGAGATCGATCCGATTTCCGTTTCAAAGGCGTATCTGTCCGGGGACCATAGTTTTTCATTCGAAACCTTTTCTTATAAGGTTCCTGGAATGTATACCTTCCGGGAGCCGGGAACCGATACCGCATTTCTCATTAAAAAATTCATCGCACCGAAGAGCTGGACGACCGCGGGGATCGCAGTTCGATTGGGAACGATTTCGGATCGAGATAAAACCTATCTGAACGGAACGCTGATCGGACAAACCGGAAAATTTTACGAACCGCTTCCGCAAGCGTATGATAAGATTCGAGTCTATTCCATTCCTACGAAATTGATCCGAAAAGGTGCGGAGAACATCCTTATCATCCAAGTGCGCGGTTTTTTTCCGGGAAAGCTCGGAATCGAACAGGATAAGACCGCGATCGGAAACGCGCATAGCATCTATAAGGACTTTTACGATACGGAATATATCAAACTCGGATTTTTGATCGTATATTCCACGGTAGGATTTTTCTTTCTGTTTTTGTATCTGCGGAAGCGGTCCAGCAAAGAGAATTTTTATTACGGACTTTTTACGATTCTTTTGGTGATCTACCAGTTTCTCAGAAATCAGACCAAATACGATACGGGAATCGATCTCATCTACTTAAAGAAAATAGAATATATTGCGGTCGCGTTTATGATGCCGGTCGCGTATCGATTCAATCGTTTTTATTTCAAGTTTCCGAAATTGATGCTGACCAACGTTCTCGACGCGGTTTTTATCGGAATCGCATTCTTCTATATTTTTACGAACGATATGATTCTCCATAGCAACGTGAATAAGAATGTCGTTCAGATCCTGTATCTTCCGTACGTCGGATTGATGTTGTATTATCTCGTAAAAAGATTGATCGAACGGAAAAAAGACGCGCTTCTCATTCTCGTCGCCGTATCCGTAGTGGTCGTTGCTTCCACGATCGACGCGATGACCACTAGAAATCTCATCGTGTTCCCGAGGCTTTTAGGCTACGCGTTCTTCGTTTTTATCGTAAGCGTTGCGACGATTCTCGCGAACCGCTACGTGAAACTCAATCAAGTCATCGAAGAGTTGAACGAGGATTTGGAAAAGAAGGTGATCCAAAGAACGCAGGAGCTGAACGACACTTTGACCGAGGTCAAACATCTGAAGGTTCAACAGGATGCGGATTACTTTCTGACTTCTTTGCTGATCAATCCGCTTTCGACCAACCACAACAGAAGTGCTTCCGTTAAGACCGAATTTTTCACGAAACAAAAGAAGTCTTTCGAATTCAAAAACCGAACCTATGAGATCGGCGGGGACATCAATATCTCCGGGAATATCAAACTCGGTGAAAACCGTTTTACCGCGTTCGTCAACGGAGACGCGATGGGAAAATCGATTCAAGGAGCGGGCGGGGCGCTCGTGATGGGAACCGTGTTCAATTCGATTCTTGCGAGAACGGCAAACACCGAACTCGGATCCTTGACGCCCGAACTTTGGTTGAAACGATCCTTTCAGGAATTACAAAGTATCTTCGAATCCTTCGACGGTTCGATGTATATTTCCGCGATCTTAGGACTTGTGGAAGAATCGACCGGAAGACTTTTGTTCATCAACGCGGAACATCCGAACGCGGTTTTATACAGGGATAAGAAAGCGAGCTTCATCTCGGACGAACTCGATCTGAGAAAGCTCGGTATTCCCGGAAACGAAACCTGGTTTTCCATCCAGGAATTTCGACTCGAAAAGAACGACGTGTTGATTCTCGGTTCGGACGGAAGAGATGATATTCTTTTGGGAATGGACGGAGATTCGAGGATTCTGAACGAGGATGAAACGGCGTTTCTCAAAAGAGTCGAAGAGGCGGAAGCCGATCTGGGAGAGATCGGCAGGCTGATCGAAAACCAAGGGGAACTTACTGACGATTTTACTCTATTAAAGATTTCGTATATTCCCGTTTTGGAAAACGGTTCCCAGGACCAAGACCCGTATTTTCGAAATGAACTCAAGACCGCGAAGGAATTCTTAAAGGCGAACGAAGCCGGTAAGGCGATCGCGGTTTTGGAAAGCGCGCAAAAATTAAGAATCGCGGACGAGGAGCTGCTTTGGCTTCTCGGAAAAAGTTATATCAAGGAAAAACAGTTCGTGCGCGCGGAGAATTGTTTCAAGCGATTGATGTTCATTCAACCGGAACATTCCGAATATCTGTATTATCTTTCGTATTGTTCCAAGATCAACAAACACTTTGCGGAAGCGATCGCGGTCGGAGAACGATTGTTCTCGCTGGAACCGGATCATATCCGGAATCTCATCAACCTGGCCGATCTGTATAAAACGCTGCGCAATTTTAAACTCGCCGAAGAACTCGTAAACCGGGCGATTACGATCGTTCCCGATCACGCGAACGCGCTCGCCGTAAAAAAGGCGATTGAAAACGCGAAGTCGAGCGCGACCGGAGCCGCTCCGACTTAGAATCTCAGTTTTCTTCCAAATAGATTCGGATCGCTTCCTTTAAGACGCTGAGTCCGATCGAAAGGGAGTCCTCGTCGATATCGAACTTGGAGCTGTGATGCGGATGCACGAGACCCTTGGCTTCGTTCATCGAACCCACAAAAAAATAACAACCGGGCACTTTCATCAAAAACGCGGAGAAATCCTCTCCACCCATGGACTTCGTGTTTTCTTCCGTTACGCTTCCCGGTCCGAGAATATTCTGCGAAGCCTTGCGTACGATGTTTGCCATATAAGGTTCGTTGATCGTGGGTTGATTGGTTCGTTCGTAATGAATCTCCGCTTTGGCGCCGAGCGCGGATACGATTCCGTTTACGATTCGTTCGAGTTTGCCCGGAACCTCTTCGAACATCTTTTTGGAATACGTTCTTACGGTTCCTTTGAGTTCGGCGGTTTCGGGAATCACGTTAAATGCGTTTCCCGCGTGAAAACTTCCCACCGTAACGACGCAGGAATCCAACGGGTCCGTGTTTCTGGAAACGATTGTTTGAAGCGCGTTTACGATTTGTGCGCCGACTACGATTGGGTCCACCGTGTGTTGCGGCATCGCTCCGTGGCCGCTGATCCCCGAGATGCGGATCGTAAACTCGTCGACGGCTGCCATCATCGGACCGTCCACGACTCCCACCTTTCCGA
Protein-coding regions in this window:
- a CDS encoding tetratricopeptide repeat protein → MKRGTSFLQNNRVREGLDLLEQALELNPKGETVLKILGRYYLKEKDYAKSVGYWETLLSENPESAECLYHISLCYKMLKFYQKAAETGEKAYSADPLYIRNLINLADIYKIMNIQDRAITYVKKALVLDPHNAKAIQVKNSLETEI
- a CDS encoding SpoIIE family protein phosphatase — encoded protein: MNSSLESEWEITASEIDPISVSKAYLSGDHSFSFETFSYKVPGMYTFREPGTDTAFLIKKFIAPKSWTTAGIAVRLGTISDRDKTYLNGTLIGQTGKFYEPLPQAYDKIRVYSIPTKLIRKGAENILIIQVRGFFPGKLGIEQDKTAIGNAHSIYKDFYDTEYIKLGFLIVYSTVGFFFLFLYLRKRSSKENFYYGLFTILLVIYQFLRNQTKYDTGIDLIYLKKIEYIAVAFMMPVAYRFNRFYFKFPKLMLTNVLDAVFIGIAFFYIFTNDMILHSNVNKNVVQILYLPYVGLMLYYLVKRLIERKKDALLILVAVSVVVVASTIDAMTTRNLIVFPRLLGYAFFVFIVSVATILANRYVKLNQVIEELNEDLEKKVIQRTQELNDTLTEVKHLKVQQDADYFLTSLLINPLSTNHNRSASVKTEFFTKQKKSFEFKNRTYEIGGDINISGNIKLGENRFTAFVNGDAMGKSIQGAGGALVMGTVFNSILARTANTELGSLTPELWLKRSFQELQSIFESFDGSMYISAILGLVEESTGRLLFINAEHPNAVLYRDKKASFISDELDLRKLGIPGNETWFSIQEFRLEKNDVLILGSDGRDDILLGMDGDSRILNEDETAFLKRVEEAEADLGEIGRLIENQGELTDDFTLLKISYIPVLENGSQDQDPYFRNELKTAKEFLKANEAGKAIAVLESAQKLRIADEELLWLLGKSYIKEKQFVRAENCFKRLMFIQPEHSEYLYYLSYCSKINKHFAEAIAVGERLFSLEPDHIRNLINLADLYKTLRNFKLAEELVNRAITIVPDHANALAVKKAIENAKSSATGAAPT
- a CDS encoding M20 metallopeptidase family protein gives rise to the protein MKLTVTANRTEELVRYRRQIHKHPELRYEENQTASFVIDHLKRLGLTFQDKIAKTGVVSLIDSGKPGKTLLVRADMDALPIFEESQKEYKSVHDGVMHACGHDAHTSILMGLATEIKEDIRSILPKGKVLLVFQPAEEGGQGADKMIEEGILEKYNVDAALALHVWNHIPVGKVGVVDGPMMAAVDEFTIRISGISGHGAMPQHTVDPIVVGAQIVNALQTIVSRNTDPLDSCVVTVGSFHAGNAFNVIPETAELKGTVRTYSKKMFEEVPGKLERIVNGIVSALGAKAEIHYERTNQPTINEPYMANIVRKASQNILGPGSVTEENTKSMGGEDFSAFLMKVPGCYFFVGSMNEAKGLVHPHHSSKFDIDEDSLSIGLSVLKEAIRIYLEEN